Below is a genomic region from Rouxiella chamberiensis.
TAACAGGCAGCTTGCGAGGGGATCGTCATGCAGGATCGATTCGGTTATTTCACCGATAAAAATGGTGTGGGAATAACCGTCGATAGCTTCGGTAACCTTGCATTCGAGTGCCACCAGGCTGTCATGTAAAATAGGCGCACCGTTTATTCCAAACTGCCATTTAATGGTGGCGAATCGCTGGGCACCCTTGGCGGAATAAAAGCATTGTGCCACCGCTTTCTGATTGGCTGCCAATAAATTCACCGCAAAGACTTTACTGTTTATTATCATGTCATGCGCCGATGCACTTTTATTGATACAGACCAGAATGGAAGGCGGCTCGGCGGATAAACTGCATACCGAGGTAGCAATTAACCCGGCTGGGTCAGCGCCGTCACGCGTGGTAATAATATTAATGGCACTGGTAAAGCGTGACATGGCGTGGCGAAACAAATCGGCTTTATTCGAATCAGTCATGAGTAAACCCTGAGAAATAGAGCGTGAGTTACGTGGTAAATGTTTTTAATAATGCGAATTATTTGCCAAATACCAGAGGATCCAAACCTAAGTTCCCGCGCAGCGTCGAAGCTTCATACTCCTGACGGAATAACCCGCGCTTGCGTAATTCAGGCAATATATATTTGGCAAAATCATCAATTCCCTGTGGCAACGTTGCCGGACAGATATTAAAACCATCTGCCGCGCCACCTTTGAACCAGGCTTCCATTTCATCGACGACTTCTTCAGGCGAACCAATAAAATTCTTGTTGCTCCCGGCAGCCACACGGTTAAACATCTGGCGAATGGTCAGATTCTCTTTACGCGCGACTTTAAGCAGATTTTCGGCAATACTGCGGACCTTCTGATTACCGACGTCAGGAACGGGGCCGTCAATATCATGTCCCGACAGATCGCCGAGCACGTTGTACAAGAGCGCCAACCCGGTCAGCGGGTCGATCAGCGCCTCGAGTTCATTGAATTTATCCAGCGCTTCCTGGCGGTCTTTCCCGGTATAAATGGTGACGCCTGGCATAATCAGCAATTGATCGGCCGAACGGCCATATTTCGCGAGACGCCCTTTAATGTCGTCATAATAGGTTTTCGCCGATTCGAAATCCTGCGCGTTGCTGTAGACAATATCGGCGCTTCTTGCCGCCAGTTCTCGTCCCGCCTCGGCTGCACCCGCCTGCACGATAATTGGCCGTCCCTGTGGAGTGCGGGCCGAATTCAGCGGTCCGCGCACTCTAAAATGCTTTCCTTTATGATTGGCGACATGCAATTTCTCTTCGTCATAAAAAATGCCGCTCTGCTTGTCACGAATAAAGGCGTCTTCTTCCCAGCTGTCCCAGAGTTTTTTGACCACTTCGACAAACTCGTCGGCACGCTCGTACCGCTCTTCATAGCCCAGATGCTCATTGCGGTTGAAGTTCCAGGCTTCCTGTTCGGACCACGAGGTCACTACATTCCAACCCGCACGCCCGCCGCTGATATGGTCTATCGACGCATATTTCCGCGCAATGTGGAAAGGCTCGTTGTAGGTCGTAGAGGCGGTCGCCACCAGGCCGATGTGCGAGGTGCAGGCACCAATTGCCGCCAGCAGCGTCAAAGGTTCAAGCTCGGCATTTTTGGAATCGCGTGCCAG
It encodes:
- a CDS encoding flavin reductase family protein: MTDSNKADLFRHAMSRFTSAINIITTRDGADPAGLIATSVCSLSAEPPSILVCINKSASAHDMIINSKVFAVNLLAANQKAVAQCFYSAKGAQRFATIKWQFGINGAPILHDSLVALECKVTEAIDGYSHTIFIGEITESILHDDPLASCLLWHQREFASIEMPSR
- a CDS encoding LLM class flavin-dependent oxidoreductase — its product is MNGESRKLRLGLSMRYFGYHLAAWRHPDVPVSGTLDFKYFLKSAQTAEEAKFDMIFFADGIGVRSNDTPKGSLARDSKNAELEPLTLLAAIGACTSHIGLVATASTTYNEPFHIARKYASIDHISGGRAGWNVVTSWSEQEAWNFNRNEHLGYEERYERADEFVEVVKKLWDSWEEDAFIRDKQSGIFYDEEKLHVANHKGKHFRVRGPLNSARTPQGRPIIVQAGAAEAGRELAARSADIVYSNAQDFESAKTYYDDIKGRLAKYGRSADQLLIMPGVTIYTGKDRQEALDKFNELEALIDPLTGLALLYNVLGDLSGHDIDGPVPDVGNQKVRSIAENLLKVARKENLTIRQMFNRVAAGSNKNFIGSPEEVVDEMEAWFKGGAADGFNICPATLPQGIDDFAKYILPELRKRGLFRQEYEASTLRGNLGLDPLVFGK